In one Vibrio rarus genomic region, the following are encoded:
- a CDS encoding enoyl-CoA hydratase/isomerase family protein has translation MKYTGFQTFTTEQKDGILTVTFDFGTVNVQGQEMLADLNSLAMRLERDRETKVVVFQSANPEVWVCHYDTELLKDMSTEAVSREEAQLLDLQAVCERISKVPQATIAKLEGFARGGGHELALALDMRFAARGKFKFMQMEVGMGILPCGGGASRMARQVGLGRALEIVLSARDFDADEAEAYGTINKALEPDEIGPYVDALAQRISKFPAESINVCKQMVYESIDKPIDEALKAEAYWLYQATSKTAAVKRFQIADDQGLEHDMENQRNWEDLVMKVQDIN, from the coding sequence ATGAAATATACTGGTTTTCAAACATTTACCACAGAACAGAAAGACGGAATCCTTACCGTTACTTTTGATTTTGGTACAGTAAATGTTCAGGGACAAGAAATGCTCGCAGACTTAAACAGTCTGGCGATGAGACTTGAGCGTGACCGTGAAACTAAGGTCGTTGTCTTCCAATCGGCAAACCCAGAGGTATGGGTATGTCACTACGACACTGAACTGCTAAAAGATATGTCTACTGAAGCAGTATCGCGCGAGGAAGCGCAACTGCTCGACTTGCAAGCAGTATGTGAGCGGATCAGTAAAGTACCACAGGCAACCATCGCTAAGCTAGAGGGCTTCGCTCGTGGGGGTGGACATGAATTAGCACTGGCTCTAGATATGCGTTTCGCTGCCCGTGGTAAGTTTAAGTTTATGCAGATGGAAGTCGGCATGGGTATTCTGCCTTGTGGTGGCGGTGCATCACGCATGGCTCGTCAGGTTGGTCTTGGGCGTGCCTTAGAAATTGTCTTAAGTGCTCGTGATTTTGACGCAGATGAAGCAGAAGCGTACGGTACCATCAACAAAGCACTAGAGCCAGATGAGATCGGCCCTTATGTCGATGCACTTGCACAACGTATCTCTAAATTCCCAGCGGAATCCATCAATGTATGTAAGCAGATGGTATACGAATCAATCGACAAACCAATTGATGAAGCACTAAAAGCAGAAGCTTACTGGCTATACCAAGCAACAAGTAAAACCGCAGCAGTTAAGCGCTTCCAAATCGCAGATGATCAAGGGTTAGAACACGATATGGAGAACCAACGTAACTGGGAAGACCTAGTGATGAAAGTTCAAGACATCAACTAA
- a CDS encoding SDR family NAD(P)-dependent oxidoreductase, with translation MSDTRFGPKGWTPATIGSLKGKTYVITGATSGTGFEATKILLTKGAKVVMLNRNPSKSHTTIERLHSELGHNIDLSFVQIDLGRLSSVRHAAHELLQSVSQIDALICNGAIAQVPKQVLTEDGFESQLGVNYYGHFLLQGLLLPMLEQSNGRIVTVGSEGYKMGIKTIQFDDMNWDNNYTANKAYSQSKLAQIMSVYELQRRLNAADKTNVKVYACHPGSSRTSLITTSGNFITRFLFGLMTKTPLTQSAQQGAYPELMCALEEDLDEKGFYGPTGFNYFTGPVGECQLAQHALDTSVSSQLWDRSEKAVNFSWGI, from the coding sequence ATGAGTGATACAAGATTTGGTCCTAAAGGGTGGACACCCGCAACAATTGGCTCTCTTAAAGGCAAAACCTACGTTATTACTGGCGCAACAAGTGGTACGGGGTTTGAGGCCACAAAAATACTACTAACCAAAGGCGCTAAAGTGGTGATGCTCAATCGCAATCCGAGCAAATCTCATACCACGATAGAGCGACTGCACTCTGAGCTTGGCCATAATATTGATCTCAGTTTTGTGCAAATTGATTTAGGTCGTTTATCTTCTGTCAGACACGCTGCACACGAGCTGCTGCAGAGCGTATCGCAAATTGATGCACTTATTTGTAACGGAGCCATCGCTCAAGTGCCGAAACAAGTTCTCACCGAAGACGGTTTTGAAAGTCAACTGGGTGTTAACTACTATGGTCACTTCTTGTTGCAAGGCTTGCTGTTACCTATGCTTGAGCAGTCTAATGGGCGTATCGTCACTGTAGGGAGTGAAGGTTATAAAATGGGCATTAAAACCATTCAATTTGACGATATGAATTGGGACAACAACTACACGGCAAATAAGGCGTATAGCCAAAGTAAATTGGCGCAAATCATGTCCGTCTACGAGCTTCAGCGTCGTTTAAATGCCGCAGATAAAACCAATGTAAAGGTTTACGCTTGCCATCCTGGCTCATCAAGAACGTCACTCATAACCACCAGCGGCAATTTCATAACGCGATTTCTGTTTGGTTTAATGACAAAAACCCCATTGACACAATCAGCACAACAAGGGGCTTATCCTGAACTCATGTGCGCGCTTGAAGAGGATCTCGATGAAAAAGGGTTTTACGGCCCAACCGGATTTAACTATTTTACCGGCCCTGTAGGGGAATGTCAGTTAGCCCAACACGCGCTAGATACTTCCGTTTCTAGCCAACTTTGGGATAGGTCAGAAAAAGCGGTTAATTTCAGCTGGGGAATTTAG
- a CDS encoding AraC family transcriptional regulator, which produces MSQEKIKQFILQKVTENGIFDTEIPGVKLFREDRSIHCTPVIYEPAIIAILSGSKEAILEGKKYQYDRSQYMCCSMSLPVEAGSPKASVDNPLLGVYISLNVKAITELAINIESTRTTRAKSGKDQTPQGLALSPWNDSFSDALWRLLQLSDDPTGRAVLGSVRLTELYYAVLTGGAGESALRAFGIGNEIARAIEYLSANIKQTVSIDDMASQIGMSRAVLHRKFKQATMMSPIQFMKSLKLNSAAMKLTEGSNVSQAALEVGYASSSQFSREFKRMFGQSPKQWSQACEIGGN; this is translated from the coding sequence ATGAGCCAAGAGAAAATAAAGCAATTTATCCTACAGAAAGTGACCGAGAACGGCATCTTTGATACTGAGATCCCTGGGGTGAAGCTGTTTCGTGAAGATCGCAGCATCCATTGCACGCCAGTCATTTATGAACCGGCGATCATTGCGATTTTAAGTGGTTCAAAAGAGGCGATATTGGAGGGTAAAAAATACCAATATGACCGTTCACAATATATGTGTTGCTCAATGTCGCTGCCTGTTGAGGCAGGTTCGCCTAAAGCATCCGTGGATAACCCGCTACTAGGGGTATACATTTCGTTAAATGTTAAAGCCATTACTGAACTTGCTATAAACATTGAAAGTACAAGGACTACGCGTGCCAAAAGTGGCAAAGATCAGACGCCTCAAGGTTTGGCCTTATCTCCTTGGAATGACAGTTTTAGTGACGCATTATGGCGACTTTTACAGCTTAGTGATGATCCTACGGGACGTGCCGTGCTAGGAAGTGTTCGCCTCACTGAGTTGTACTACGCCGTTTTAACGGGAGGGGCGGGTGAGTCCGCTTTGCGCGCCTTTGGCATAGGAAACGAAATTGCCCGTGCGATAGAGTATTTATCGGCCAATATCAAACAAACGGTGTCCATTGACGACATGGCCTCACAAATAGGAATGAGCCGCGCGGTATTACATAGAAAGTTTAAGCAAGCCACCATGATGTCGCCGATACAGTTTATGAAGTCATTGAAATTAAATAGTGCGGCGATGAAATTGACGGAAGGGAGCAATGTGAGCCAAGCGGCCTTAGAAGTAGGATATGCAAGTTCTTCTCAGTTTAGTCGAGAGTTCAAACGCATGTTTGGTCAGTCTCCAAAACAGTGGAGCCAAGCCTGTGAAATTGGGGGCAACTAA
- the sigZ gene encoding RNA polymerase sigma factor SigZ, producing the protein MLAEWMKHKDQLRSYIVKKTGDLDLADDILQEVYIKASQKIEQLETRDKLQNWLYRITHNTIMDSYRDQQPSEELVDNLVAEHVSSELMNLQEMGQCLRPMLDCLPEKYRQVMILAELDGLPQQAVADQLGLSLSATKSRIQRGRAKLKDILTDCCNIEVGGEGIVDFHPKPKCANFAKNKQCDE; encoded by the coding sequence ATGTTAGCTGAGTGGATGAAACACAAAGACCAACTAAGAAGTTACATAGTGAAAAAAACGGGGGATCTCGACTTAGCCGATGATATTTTGCAGGAGGTTTACATTAAGGCTAGTCAAAAAATTGAACAGCTAGAAACAAGAGATAAGCTGCAGAATTGGCTGTATCGCATAACGCACAATACGATTATGGACAGTTATCGTGATCAGCAACCCTCTGAAGAGTTGGTGGACAATCTAGTTGCAGAGCACGTCTCCTCAGAGTTAATGAACTTGCAAGAGATGGGGCAGTGTTTACGTCCGATGTTGGATTGCCTGCCTGAGAAATACCGACAAGTGATGATTCTTGCCGAATTGGATGGATTGCCGCAGCAGGCTGTGGCTGACCAATTAGGCTTGTCCCTATCCGCAACAAAGAGTCGAATTCAGCGTGGTCGTGCAAAACTAAAAGATATTTTAACCGATTGCTGCAACATAGAGGTTGGCGGTGAAGGGATCGTCGATTTTCACCCTAAACCGAAGTGTGCAAACTTCGCCAAAAACAAACAGTGCGATGAATGA
- a CDS encoding MFS transporter, protein MPLALFALTLSAFAIGTTEFVIVGLIPTMATDLQVSLPSAGLLVSLYALGVAIGAPVLTALTGKWNRKHVLLTLMSLFVIGNLLAWQAPNYHTLIIARILTGLAHGVFFSIGSTIATGLVAKDKAASAIALMFTGLTVALVTGVPLGTYIGQTFGWQSTFLIVALLGIIAVIGSACLVPNNLTQPVATKLSSQLKVLTHPRLLLVYAITALGYGGTFTAFTFLAPILQQEAGFSANAISVIMLVYGASVAIGNIWGGKMADKMGPIKALTIIFSGLATILVLFNFTAFNPILAVATILLWGAFAFGNVPGLQVYVVKLAEKHTPDAVDVASGLNIAAFNVGIAVGSWGGGLVVSEMGLMHTPWIGAVIVLMALALTRLSGRLDKSAQPSSCSAPLLQQ, encoded by the coding sequence ATGCCCTTAGCACTATTTGCATTGACGCTCAGCGCCTTTGCTATTGGAACAACAGAATTTGTTATCGTTGGGCTGATCCCAACGATGGCTACAGACTTACAGGTTTCCTTACCCTCTGCTGGGCTATTAGTGAGTCTTTATGCCCTTGGTGTTGCCATTGGCGCACCGGTTTTAACCGCATTAACAGGAAAATGGAATCGTAAGCACGTACTGCTTACTCTCATGTCACTGTTTGTGATTGGCAACCTACTTGCATGGCAAGCCCCTAACTATCACACCCTGATCATCGCACGCATTTTAACCGGCTTAGCCCATGGTGTGTTTTTCTCTATCGGCTCGACGATTGCAACAGGATTGGTAGCAAAAGACAAAGCGGCCAGTGCCATTGCGCTTATGTTTACGGGATTAACTGTCGCTTTAGTGACTGGGGTGCCACTTGGCACTTACATAGGTCAAACCTTTGGTTGGCAATCTACGTTTCTTATTGTGGCTCTGTTAGGGATTATTGCTGTAATTGGTAGCGCTTGCTTAGTGCCTAATAACTTAACACAGCCTGTCGCTACCAAACTGTCATCACAATTGAAGGTATTAACTCACCCAAGGTTGCTGCTAGTGTATGCCATCACAGCCCTTGGATACGGCGGTACGTTTACCGCATTCACTTTTCTTGCGCCCATTTTGCAACAAGAAGCAGGATTTAGCGCCAATGCCATCAGTGTCATTATGTTGGTCTACGGCGCATCAGTGGCTATTGGCAATATTTGGGGAGGCAAAATGGCCGATAAAATGGGGCCAATAAAAGCATTGACCATTATTTTTTCTGGGCTTGCCACCATCTTAGTCCTATTTAACTTTACCGCCTTTAACCCCATCCTTGCGGTGGCCACCATTTTACTTTGGGGAGCGTTTGCTTTTGGAAATGTGCCGGGCCTACAAGTTTATGTGGTAAAACTGGCAGAAAAACATACCCCTGACGCGGTAGACGTTGCCTCTGGTTTAAACATTGCTGCCTTTAACGTTGGTATTGCTGTTGGCTCTTGGGGTGGTGGTTTAGTTGTCTCTGAAATGGGGTTAATGCATACCCCTTGGATTGGAGCGGTGATCGTGCTCATGGCATTGGCACTGACTCGGTTAAGCGGTCGTCTTGATAAAAGTGCACAGCCATCATCTTGCTCTGCCCCTTTATTACAGCAGTAA
- a CDS encoding LysR family transcriptional regulator: MRTKSADLEILLAVVDTGGFSAAASSLDIQVARVSRAVSKVESQLGVTILNRTTRRIELTDEGRQFLDSVRVGLMQLQQAEEEIISGGELPKGRLRVDAASPFIFHQLVPLVQPFNQAYPHIELELTSNEGFVDLLEKKTDIAIRIGALTDSTLHARSLGKSALYIVASPDYLARRGVPSTTSDLSEHDIIGFSTPKTLNDWPLKGFTRQAAKMTSSNGETVRQLTLMGNGIACLSGFMVKEDLAQGRLISLLEGEKTRHPAREQVNAVYYKSSSVAKRISAFIDFIHGKLDL, translated from the coding sequence ATGCGAACCAAGTCAGCGGATTTAGAAATTTTGCTTGCAGTTGTGGATACGGGAGGGTTTAGCGCGGCGGCCTCGAGCCTTGATATACAGGTGGCGCGAGTATCAAGAGCGGTGAGCAAAGTAGAAAGCCAACTTGGGGTGACCATATTAAACCGAACCACAAGACGCATTGAATTAACCGATGAAGGGCGGCAATTTCTCGACTCAGTGAGAGTGGGTTTAATGCAATTACAGCAGGCAGAAGAAGAGATCATATCTGGTGGAGAGTTACCGAAAGGGCGGTTACGCGTTGACGCCGCCAGTCCATTTATTTTTCACCAGTTAGTTCCCTTAGTTCAGCCGTTTAATCAAGCTTATCCGCACATTGAGCTAGAGCTAACGTCTAATGAAGGTTTTGTGGATTTACTGGAAAAGAAAACCGACATTGCCATTCGCATTGGTGCGTTAACTGACTCGACATTACATGCTCGCTCACTAGGAAAAAGCGCACTGTACATCGTGGCCTCACCGGATTATTTAGCAAGACGAGGAGTACCGAGTACCACAAGCGACTTAAGTGAACATGACATCATCGGATTTTCAACGCCTAAGACACTCAATGACTGGCCATTAAAAGGATTTACCCGTCAGGCCGCAAAAATGACCTCAAGTAACGGAGAAACGGTGAGACAACTGACTTTGATGGGAAATGGTATCGCCTGTTTATCTGGTTTTATGGTAAAGGAAGATCTTGCCCAAGGAAGGTTAATCTCATTGCTAGAAGGTGAAAAAACCCGCCATCCAGCCAGAGAGCAAGTGAACGCCGTTTATTATAAATCCTCATCTGTGGCTAAGCGGATCTCCGCGTTTATCGACTTTATTCATGGCAAGTTGGATCTCTAA
- a CDS encoding anaerobic C4-dicarboxylate transporter, with protein sequence MFGIHFLLLLVVIFIGIRHGGIAFGLLGGLGISILAFVFGIAPGSPPISVMLIILAVVSASATLEVTGGLKLLVTYAEKLLRKHPEHVVFLGPMCTYTLTVLVGTGHSVYPLLPVIYDVSYKKGIRPERPMAMSTVASQMGITASPIAAAAAVVMATAFDNNLDISLIDVLLVTIPATFIGLLAGCFYSLHRGKDLDKDDSFAKRCCDPEFKNSLIDESMGQASPKEDAVAKRGLLVFLTGIATVVFVALLGKPLALLPDGVGMSTAIQFLMLSVGAIILLTTKINPKKIATSSVFSAGMSAVIIIFGIAWLSDTIIGHHKPMIIENISGIVGHYPWMFAFAMFGASVFLKSQAAVLTIMFPLGFTLGIDPIVLVGCIPACYGYYVLPFYPSDLAAIEFDRSGTTKIGKYILNHSFMLPGLIGVSVATISGYFIAISTM encoded by the coding sequence ATGTTTGGTATTCATTTTTTGTTATTGCTTGTAGTGATTTTTATTGGCATCCGTCATGGAGGTATCGCATTCGGCCTTCTTGGTGGCTTGGGTATATCCATTTTAGCTTTTGTTTTCGGTATAGCCCCTGGTAGTCCACCTATCAGCGTTATGTTGATCATTTTAGCGGTTGTTTCCGCATCGGCCACGCTGGAAGTGACTGGTGGTCTTAAGTTACTGGTGACTTATGCGGAAAAGTTATTAAGAAAGCACCCCGAGCATGTCGTCTTCCTTGGACCTATGTGTACTTATACCTTAACGGTACTGGTTGGCACTGGGCACTCCGTTTATCCACTGTTACCCGTGATTTATGATGTTTCCTATAAAAAAGGCATCAGGCCTGAACGGCCAATGGCTATGAGCACTGTCGCCTCGCAAATGGGGATCACCGCAAGTCCTATTGCAGCTGCGGCTGCCGTCGTTATGGCAACGGCATTTGATAACAACCTTGATATATCACTTATTGATGTTTTATTGGTTACCATTCCAGCTACGTTTATAGGGCTTTTAGCAGGGTGTTTTTACAGTCTTCACCGTGGTAAGGACTTAGATAAAGATGATTCATTTGCCAAGCGTTGCTGTGATCCTGAGTTTAAGAACTCACTTATTGATGAGTCTATGGGACAAGCTTCGCCTAAAGAAGATGCTGTCGCCAAGAGAGGGCTATTGGTGTTCTTGACTGGTATTGCCACCGTGGTATTTGTCGCTCTATTGGGCAAGCCTTTAGCGTTATTACCAGATGGAGTGGGAATGTCCACTGCCATCCAATTTTTAATGCTTTCCGTAGGCGCGATTATTCTATTAACCACTAAAATTAATCCTAAGAAAATAGCCACCAGCTCTGTTTTTTCTGCTGGTATGTCCGCTGTGATCATCATCTTCGGTATTGCGTGGTTAAGCGATACAATTATTGGCCATCATAAACCCATGATTATTGAAAATATTAGCGGTATTGTTGGTCACTACCCTTGGATGTTTGCATTTGCAATGTTTGGAGCTTCGGTATTCTTAAAGTCACAAGCGGCTGTGCTTACCATCATGTTCCCTCTGGGCTTCACTCTGGGTATCGACCCTATTGTGTTAGTTGGCTGTATTCCTGCCTGTTATGGGTATTACGTACTGCCATTTTACCCAAGCGATTTGGCCGCCATTGAGTTTGATCGTTCAGGGACCACCAAAATTGGCAAATACATATTAAATCATAGCTTCATGTTACCTGGATTAATCGGTGTGTCCGTGGCTACTATTTCAGGTTATTTTATTGCTATCTCCACAATGTAA
- a CDS encoding NAD(P)/FAD-dependent oxidoreductase: protein MKEKHTDSYYAASKNQQFDFPQLTGEHIADVCVIGSGITGATAALELANKGFKVIVLEANRVGWGASGRSGGQAIFGWASEQDTLEKLVGKSDARKLWDVSVEALALTKSNINKYNIDCDWRDGMAHLAMKPRHDKELQSWYDDLTENYGYESLTLWDQDQVRSRIASDKYTSGMFDSNSGHLHPLNYTLGLVNAAKLAGAEFYEDSSVHQIEHGDPATLFTKNGKVKANHVILACNAYMKGLESKLENKVMPVGTYICATEPLGEEVTGALMQDHIAACDINFVLDYYRCSGDHRMLFGGRVSYSGMAPVNLEKAMQGRMLDIFPQLKDTKIDYAWGGNVAITMNRAPHFGRLKPNVYFAQGFSGHGIAATGMAGTLMAECVATTAERFAIFDKIPHMPFPGGRMLRTPALILAMSYFRVRDLL from the coding sequence ATGAAAGAGAAACACACAGACTCCTATTACGCTGCTTCAAAAAACCAGCAATTTGATTTCCCACAACTCACGGGAGAACACATTGCCGACGTTTGTGTGATTGGTTCTGGAATAACTGGCGCTACCGCGGCTTTAGAACTTGCCAACAAAGGCTTTAAAGTCATTGTATTAGAAGCAAACCGCGTCGGTTGGGGAGCATCTGGTCGTAGTGGTGGTCAAGCGATTTTTGGTTGGGCCTCTGAGCAAGATACCCTTGAGAAACTGGTGGGTAAATCCGATGCTAGAAAGTTGTGGGATGTGTCTGTTGAAGCGTTAGCCTTAACCAAGTCTAACATTAATAAATACAATATCGATTGTGATTGGCGCGATGGAATGGCCCATCTGGCAATGAAACCTCGTCACGATAAAGAGCTGCAATCTTGGTACGACGATCTTACTGAAAACTACGGCTATGAATCATTAACCCTGTGGGATCAGGACCAAGTGCGCAGTCGCATTGCCAGTGATAAATATACCTCAGGTATGTTCGATAGCAACAGTGGTCATCTGCACCCTCTCAATTATACATTAGGCCTTGTCAATGCAGCTAAATTGGCAGGGGCCGAATTTTATGAAGACAGTTCCGTACACCAAATTGAGCACGGCGATCCCGCTACCCTTTTCACCAAGAACGGCAAAGTAAAGGCCAATCATGTCATTCTAGCTTGTAATGCTTATATGAAGGGCCTTGAGTCAAAACTTGAAAATAAAGTCATGCCCGTAGGCACTTATATCTGCGCCACTGAACCTTTAGGGGAGGAGGTAACAGGGGCGCTTATGCAAGACCATATCGCCGCTTGTGATATTAATTTTGTGCTCGATTACTATCGCTGCTCTGGAGACCATCGCATGTTATTTGGCGGGCGAGTCAGTTACTCTGGTATGGCTCCAGTCAATTTAGAAAAAGCGATGCAAGGACGAATGCTCGATATTTTCCCGCAATTAAAAGATACCAAAATCGACTACGCATGGGGAGGCAATGTCGCCATCACCATGAACCGCGCTCCTCACTTTGGCCGTTTAAAGCCCAATGTCTATTTCGCACAAGGATTTTCCGGACACGGCATTGCCGCAACGGGTATGGCAGGTACGCTCATGGCTGAGTGTGTCGCGACAACCGCAGAGCGCTTTGCCATCTTTGATAAAATTCCGCATATGCCCTTCCCCGGCGGACGTATGCTAAGAACGCCAGCACTGATATTAGCCATGTCTTATTTTAGAGTTCGCGATCTTTTATAA
- a CDS encoding glutamine synthetase family protein, protein MAQIPVSYDTLAIERFVEQHPEVTTLDLILFDMNGVVRGKRIPLSQLNKVLQQGICLPASVFALDICGETVEETGLGFEKGDGDRICRLVTSSLTTTPWQENSAQAIVTMFEPSTNQPFFADPRHVLEVQLDKLAAKHLTPCIAVELEFYLQDLETDEGGNPQPPLMPISGERMTQTQVYSLEELDEFKAFLDEVISCCNEQNIPAENITAEYAPGQFEVNLKHTNDVLLACDQAMLLKRVVRAVAKKHGFYANFMAKPYTEYAGNGCHVHISLQDKQGNNIFGDNEDVLLNAIAGVLAHLEDSMAIFAPNANSYRRLQPNMFVPLHATWGWDNRTVAVRVPASGKADKRIEHRLSGADVNPYLTVAVLLASILDGIDNKLIPPAPIEGDASLLELPMLPISWDMSLHEFAHSQFMQRSFGDEFCKVYLANKQHEQARFSAQVSPLEYQWYK, encoded by the coding sequence ATCGCTCAAATACCCGTTAGCTACGACACGCTAGCCATTGAACGATTCGTTGAACAGCACCCAGAGGTCACAACATTAGATTTGATCCTGTTTGATATGAATGGTGTCGTCAGAGGAAAACGTATTCCCCTTTCTCAGCTCAATAAAGTTCTGCAGCAAGGTATCTGCTTACCGGCTTCGGTGTTTGCACTGGATATTTGCGGAGAAACGGTAGAGGAAACAGGCCTTGGTTTTGAAAAGGGTGACGGTGACAGAATATGTCGTCTGGTGACCAGTTCACTCACCACCACGCCATGGCAAGAAAATAGCGCACAGGCTATCGTTACCATGTTTGAACCTAGCACAAATCAACCATTTTTTGCCGACCCCCGCCATGTACTAGAAGTGCAACTAGATAAGCTTGCGGCCAAACACTTAACCCCTTGTATCGCCGTTGAACTGGAGTTTTATCTGCAAGACCTTGAGACGGACGAAGGGGGAAACCCTCAACCGCCTTTGATGCCCATTAGTGGCGAAAGAATGACTCAAACACAAGTTTATTCCCTAGAAGAGCTCGATGAATTTAAAGCTTTTCTCGATGAAGTGATCAGCTGTTGCAATGAACAAAACATTCCTGCGGAGAACATTACCGCCGAATACGCCCCAGGACAGTTCGAAGTTAATCTAAAGCACACTAATGACGTTTTATTGGCTTGCGACCAAGCAATGCTGCTAAAAAGAGTGGTTAGAGCCGTAGCTAAAAAACACGGCTTTTATGCCAACTTTATGGCCAAGCCTTATACCGAATATGCAGGCAATGGCTGTCATGTACACATCAGTTTGCAAGACAAACAAGGTAACAATATTTTTGGGGATAATGAGGACGTATTGCTCAATGCCATTGCGGGCGTCCTTGCGCACCTTGAAGATAGCATGGCCATTTTCGCTCCTAACGCTAACTCATACCGTCGGCTTCAACCCAATATGTTTGTGCCCCTTCATGCCACATGGGGGTGGGACAATCGCACCGTCGCCGTACGCGTGCCTGCCAGTGGCAAAGCCGACAAACGTATCGAACACCGCCTGTCAGGGGCCGACGTCAATCCTTATTTAACCGTGGCCGTGTTGCTTGCGTCCATACTCGATGGCATAGACAACAAGTTAATCCCCCCTGCCCCCATTGAGGGAGACGCCTCTTTATTGGAGTTACCTATGCTGCCCATTTCTTGGGATATGTCATTGCATGAATTTGCTCATAGTCAATTTATGCAACGCAGCTTTGGCGATGAATTTTGCAAAGTGTATTTAGCCAATAAGCAACATGAACAAGCGCGGTTTTCAGCGCAAGTCTCGCCGTTAGAATACCAGTGGTATAAATAA
- a CDS encoding glutamine synthetase family protein, whose protein sequence is METIREWIKKNRITEVECLIPDITGNARGKIMPAKKFLREGGMRLPEVVFFQTVTGDWPDDESMIDLTEKDMILEPDPNSIRFVPWTKEPTAQVIHDCYTVDGDSVDVSPRAVLRRVLELYEKEGWKPVVAPELEFFLVKKNLDWDYPLEPPIGRNGRPETARQSFSIDAVNEFDPIFEDMYDYCEAQQLDVDTLVHESGAAQMELNFDHGEPLNLADQVFLFKRTVREAALSHDVYATFMAKPMEDEPGSSMHIHQSLVDKNGDNLFANEDGTNSELFLNYIAGMQKYTPAAIAFFAPNVNSYRRLVFGESAPTNVAWGEDNRTVGIRVPNSDKNAKRVENRYPGADANPYLAMALTLACGYLGMKEKLTPTAKSTGDMTTEPYSLPRNLEDALVLLENSDQLREILGDRFVSAYVAIKRKEYRTYFQVISSWEREFLLLNV, encoded by the coding sequence ATGGAAACGATTAGGGAATGGATAAAGAAGAACCGTATTACTGAAGTTGAGTGTTTGATCCCAGATATTACAGGCAATGCTCGAGGCAAAATCATGCCCGCAAAAAAATTCCTTCGAGAAGGGGGCATGCGTCTACCCGAAGTGGTTTTTTTCCAGACCGTAACCGGAGATTGGCCCGATGATGAAAGCATGATTGATCTGACAGAAAAAGACATGATTTTAGAGCCGGACCCTAATTCTATCCGCTTTGTACCCTGGACCAAAGAGCCTACGGCGCAAGTGATTCATGACTGTTATACCGTTGACGGCGACTCCGTTGATGTCTCTCCTCGTGCCGTATTGCGCAGAGTGTTAGAGCTGTATGAAAAAGAAGGCTGGAAGCCGGTTGTCGCCCCAGAATTAGAGTTCTTTTTAGTGAAGAAAAACCTCGATTGGGATTATCCATTGGAACCACCTATTGGCCGTAATGGTCGCCCCGAAACCGCCCGTCAGTCGTTTAGTATTGATGCCGTCAACGAGTTTGACCCTATCTTTGAGGACATGTACGACTACTGCGAAGCGCAGCAGTTGGATGTGGATACATTGGTTCACGAATCTGGCGCAGCGCAAATGGAACTGAACTTTGATCATGGTGAACCACTTAACCTTGCCGATCAGGTGTTTTTGTTTAAACGTACCGTGCGTGAAGCGGCGTTAAGCCATGATGTGTATGCCACTTTTATGGCAAAACCTATGGAAGATGAGCCGGGCAGTTCCATGCATATCCATCAAAGTTTAGTGGATAAAAACGGGGACAATTTATTTGCTAACGAAGATGGAACAAACAGTGAACTGTTCCTCAATTATATTGCTGGAATGCAAAAATATACCCCCGCTGCCATCGCCTTTTTTGCCCCTAATGTGAACTCTTATCGCCGTTTAGTTTTTGGAGAATCTGCACCAACAAACGTGGCTTGGGGAGAAGATAACCGCACGGTTGGCATACGTGTTCCCAATTCCGATAAAAACGCCAAACGTGTAGAAAATCGCTATCCTGGAGCAGATGCCAATCCCTATTTAGCCATGGCGTTAACCCTTGCTTGTGGGTATTTAGGCATGAAGGAAAAACTGACCCCCACCGCCAAAAGTACCGGCGACATGACCACTGAACCGTACTCATTGCCGCGTAACCTCGAAGATGCCCTAGTGTTACTAGAAAACAGTGACCAATTAAGAGAGATATTAGGTGACCGATTCGTGTCTGCTTATGTGGCCATTAAGCGTAAAGAGTACCGAACCTATTTCCAAGTGATCAGTTCTTGGGAAAGAGAATTTTTATTACTAAACGTTTAA